From a region of the Nitrospirota bacterium genome:
- the ybeY gene encoding rRNA maturation RNase YbeY, with the protein MLRSLGLPDAELSVLFIGDRAMRTLNHAWRGRDMSTDVLSFPLREGRFLHIQPDLLGDIVISVPIAARQASAAGHSLSFELERLLVHGLVHLLGYDHEQGLTETLRMERKERQLLKRLRA; encoded by the coding sequence GTGCTGCGGAGCCTCGGTCTTCCTGACGCCGAGTTGAGCGTCCTGTTCATCGGCGACCGGGCCATGCGCACGCTCAATCACGCATGGCGCGGCAGGGACATGTCCACGGACGTTCTTTCGTTCCCGTTGCGCGAAGGGCGGTTTCTCCATATTCAGCCTGACCTGCTCGGCGATATCGTGATCTCCGTTCCGATCGCGGCGCGACAGGCGAGTGCAGCGGGGCATTCTCTGAGCTTTGAACTCGAACGACTGCTCGTTCATGGCTTGGTCCATTTGCTCGGCTACGATCATGAGCAAGGGCTCACGGAAACCCTTCGCATGGAACGGAAGGAACGGCAGCTCCTGAAGAGACTTCGCGCATGA
- a CDS encoding HDIG domain-containing protein, whose product MTGNDKSAARLLAKSQDQEHDHDEAPAGISLSIRTSLLAVALVTAVILAFVLLPRIPLLELGEIADRDIVAPYTLYFEYPGPDQTLAIKVNKGELIVGSGRPVTESAERVLQEIARRQGVGNRFHAYLGMCILILAILYLFYRDIKRYRPALIADWKKIVLLACLLLMTIILSWSGKYVLLLLADKLHLDVMTIGFVLPVASGAMLTSLLLDFHLALGFSFIVSILLGILFPGEPFIPVYYFLGSIVAALSVIRCKKRTALLNAGAWTALVNVIAIIGIDLYRGELWNRGAYDLAAGIVCAIAVSTIVSAILPFFETVFDIATDIKLLEFLDPNQPLLKELVYKSPGTYHHSILIGNLAEAAAEAIGENAILARVGAYYHDVGKVHKAEYFIENQRPTENKHDRLMPSMSSLIIASHVKEGVEVARAHRIPSPIIDIIQQHHGTSLITYFYQKAKELQPFTNIAEEDYRYPGPRPRTKVAAIVMLSDSVEAASRTLDNPTPDRIQMLTSSVITRFFLDDQLSMCDLTLKDLRVISRSFNLVLTGIFHHRIDYPGMDFSGETKHSEHHDNKQTEEKKAANSGFRDKAREGAAEPRSS is encoded by the coding sequence ATGACCGGCAACGATAAATCAGCGGCGAGACTCCTGGCCAAATCCCAGGACCAGGAACACGACCATGACGAGGCCCCCGCAGGGATCTCGTTATCCATCCGGACCTCTCTGTTGGCCGTCGCCCTGGTGACGGCCGTCATTCTTGCCTTTGTACTGCTCCCCCGGATACCTCTGCTGGAACTGGGCGAGATCGCCGACCGCGATATCGTCGCTCCCTATACCCTGTATTTCGAATACCCGGGGCCTGACCAGACACTTGCGATCAAAGTGAACAAGGGAGAATTGATCGTCGGATCAGGACGTCCGGTAACGGAAAGCGCGGAGCGGGTCCTCCAGGAGATCGCCCGCCGGCAAGGCGTCGGCAACCGGTTCCATGCATACCTCGGCATGTGCATCCTCATCCTGGCCATCCTCTACCTGTTCTACCGGGACATCAAGCGGTACCGGCCCGCGCTCATCGCAGACTGGAAAAAGATCGTGCTGCTGGCCTGCCTTCTGCTCATGACGATCATCCTGTCGTGGTCGGGGAAATACGTTCTGTTGCTCCTGGCGGACAAACTCCATCTCGATGTCATGACGATCGGTTTCGTGCTTCCCGTGGCCTCGGGAGCCATGCTGACGAGCCTGCTGCTCGATTTTCATCTCGCCCTGGGCTTCTCGTTCATCGTCAGCATCCTGCTCGGCATCCTGTTTCCGGGCGAGCCCTTCATTCCGGTCTATTATTTCCTCGGCAGCATCGTTGCGGCGCTCAGCGTGATCCGCTGCAAGAAGCGGACGGCCCTGCTGAATGCGGGGGCGTGGACGGCACTCGTCAACGTGATAGCCATTATCGGCATCGACCTGTACCGGGGAGAGCTCTGGAACCGCGGGGCCTATGATCTCGCGGCAGGCATAGTCTGCGCCATCGCCGTATCCACGATCGTCTCGGCGATCCTGCCGTTCTTTGAAACGGTGTTCGACATCGCCACGGACATCAAGCTGCTGGAGTTCCTTGATCCAAACCAGCCGCTGCTCAAAGAGCTCGTGTACAAGAGCCCCGGGACCTACCACCACAGCATCCTTATCGGGAACCTGGCCGAGGCCGCCGCCGAAGCCATCGGTGAGAACGCCATCCTTGCGCGGGTAGGCGCCTACTACCATGACGTCGGGAAAGTGCACAAAGCCGAGTATTTTATCGAGAACCAGCGGCCCACGGAGAACAAGCACGACCGCCTCATGCCTTCCATGAGCAGCCTGATCATCGCTTCCCACGTCAAGGAAGGAGTGGAGGTCGCCCGCGCACACCGAATCCCATCGCCGATCATCGACATCATTCAGCAGCACCACGGCACCTCGCTGATCACCTATTTCTATCAGAAGGCAAAAGAGCTTCAGCCCTTCACGAATATCGCCGAGGAGGACTACCGCTATCCCGGGCCCCGTCCCAGGACGAAAGTTGCCGCCATCGTCATGCTGTCCGACTCCGTCGAAGCGGCATCACGGACGCTCGACAACCCGACACCCGACCGTATCCAGATGCTCACCAGCAGCGTCATCACCCGTTTCTTCCTTGACGACCAGTTGAGTATGTGCGACCTTACGCTCAAGGACCTTCGGGTCATATCCAGGAGCTTTAATCTTGTCCTGACCGGCATCTTTCATCACCGTATCGACTATCCCGGCATGGATTTCAGCGGAGAAACGAAACACAGTGAACATCATGATAACAAACAAACTGAGGAAAAGAAGGCTGCCAACAGCGGTTTTCGGGACAAGGCTCGGGAAGGTGCTGCGGAGCCTCGGTCTTCCTGA
- a CDS encoding diacylglycerol kinase — protein MKPKNWVQRVNIAIEGVIYAVKTQRHMRYHLVAALAALILGLILNISRYEFILLSMAIVLVLATEMLNTAIEAIVDMISEEFHPLAKNAKDVAAGVVLVASIGSLILGYLILYPAFKEAVTAGHWQIRKAPEDVVAFVALAVVIILVIFLKAIIGKGEPLRGGMPSGHAAVSFSIWTAALFLTSSFPIILLTFLLAVMVSWSRLSSGIHRPIEVIAGALLGIGVSFVFFRLFG, from the coding sequence ATGAAGCCGAAAAACTGGGTGCAGCGCGTCAATATTGCGATCGAAGGGGTCATTTATGCCGTCAAAACCCAGCGGCATATGCGCTACCATCTCGTCGCGGCGCTGGCGGCGCTCATCCTGGGCCTGATCCTGAACATTTCCCGCTACGAATTCATCCTGCTGAGCATGGCAATTGTGCTTGTCCTGGCCACCGAGATGCTGAACACCGCCATCGAGGCGATCGTGGATATGATCTCCGAGGAATTTCATCCCTTGGCGAAAAATGCCAAGGACGTAGCAGCCGGTGTGGTGCTCGTTGCCTCCATCGGGTCCTTGATACTCGGATATCTTATTCTGTATCCAGCGTTCAAAGAAGCGGTCACGGCGGGGCACTGGCAAATACGCAAGGCGCCGGAAGACGTTGTTGCTTTCGTTGCGCTTGCCGTCGTTATCATTCTGGTCATTTTCCTAAAGGCAATTATCGGCAAGGGTGAACCGCTCCGGGGCGGAATGCCGAGCGGCCATGCCGCGGTGTCCTTTTCCATATGGACCGCGGCATTGTTCCTGACGAGCTCTTTCCCGATCATCCTCCTGACCTTCCTGCTTGCCGTTATGGTGAGCTGGAGCAGGTTGTCGTCGGGCATTCACCGGCCCATCGAGGTGATCGCCGGTGCACTGCTCGGAATAGGAGTGAGCTTTGTATTTTTCCGGCTGTTCGGTTGA
- a CDS encoding acetyl-CoA carboxylase carboxyltransferase subunit alpha, giving the protein MPAEYLEFEKPIAELEKKIEELTLFTSNGNIDLEEEILKLQKKSDQLLAEIYSRLSPWQKVQISRHANRPYTLDYIEAMLADFTEMHGDRAFADDPAIVCGMAKLDGMPVVIIGHQKGRTLKERVHRNFGQPNPEGYRKSLRLMRFAEKFNKPVITFIDTQGAYPGIGAEERGQGESIARSLAVMSRLKVPIVAVVIGEGGSGGALALGVADRVLMLEHATYSVISPEGCAAILWNNGAKASEAAELLKITAQDLFHMQVIDEVVEEPIGGAHRDARRAAELLKEAVTRNLAEIRNTPSDELVKRRYEKFRKLGMYDQL; this is encoded by the coding sequence TTGCCGGCTGAATATCTCGAATTTGAAAAACCGATCGCTGAACTGGAGAAAAAGATCGAGGAACTGACGCTCTTCACGTCAAACGGGAACATCGACCTCGAAGAGGAGATCCTTAAGCTCCAGAAGAAATCCGATCAACTGCTGGCCGAGATCTATTCGCGCCTGTCGCCATGGCAGAAGGTCCAGATTTCGCGCCATGCGAACCGCCCGTATACCCTTGACTACATTGAGGCCATGCTCGCCGATTTCACGGAGATGCACGGTGACCGCGCCTTTGCCGACGATCCGGCCATCGTCTGCGGCATGGCAAAACTGGACGGGATGCCGGTCGTGATCATCGGCCACCAGAAAGGCAGGACCCTCAAGGAACGGGTGCACCGCAACTTCGGACAGCCGAATCCAGAGGGCTATCGCAAGTCATTGCGCCTGATGCGTTTCGCGGAGAAGTTTAATAAGCCTGTCATCACGTTCATCGATACCCAGGGCGCCTATCCGGGCATCGGCGCGGAAGAACGGGGCCAGGGCGAGTCCATCGCCCGCAGTCTCGCTGTCATGTCCCGGCTCAAGGTGCCCATTGTCGCGGTGGTGATCGGCGAGGGCGGGAGCGGAGGAGCGCTCGCCCTTGGAGTTGCCGACCGCGTGCTCATGCTTGAGCATGCAACCTACTCGGTCATCTCCCCGGAAGGATGTGCCGCCATCCTCTGGAACAACGGCGCCAAGGCGAGCGAGGCCGCCGAACTGCTCAAGATCACGGCGCAGGACCTCTTCCATATGCAGGTGATCGATGAAGTGGTGGAGGAGCCGATCGGCGGGGCGCACCGCGACGCGCGAAGGGCCGCGGAATTGCTCAAGGAAGCTGTTACGAGGAACCTGGCGGAGATCAGGAATACGCCGTCGGACGAGCTTGTGAAGCGAAGATATGAGAAGTTCAGAAAATTAGGGATGTACGATCAACTATAA
- the cobO gene encoding cob(I)yrinic acid a,c-diamide adenosyltransferase — MQKGLVIVFTGNGKGKSSAALGITLRAYGHNMYVSFVQFIKSPSDIGEARAAERLAPGIEFVSLGKGFVNCCGSTTPLDEHIKAAAEALTAARQRVHAASWDIVVLDEINNAVKLGLVDIRDVLDLVRSKPPELHLILTGRDAHPDLIAAADLVTEMRDLKHPYDTGVPAQKGIDY; from the coding sequence TTGCAAAAAGGACTGGTGATCGTCTTTACCGGAAATGGTAAAGGGAAGTCGAGCGCGGCTCTGGGGATAACCCTCCGGGCGTACGGCCATAACATGTATGTATCCTTTGTGCAGTTCATCAAAAGCCCGTCCGACATTGGTGAGGCGCGGGCAGCCGAACGGCTTGCGCCCGGGATCGAATTCGTTTCTCTGGGCAAGGGATTTGTGAACTGTTGCGGCAGTACCACGCCATTGGACGAGCACATAAAAGCGGCCGCTGAAGCGCTCACCGCGGCGCGTCAGCGCGTTCACGCGGCCTCCTGGGACATCGTGGTCCTCGACGAGATCAATAATGCGGTAAAACTCGGTCTTGTCGACATCAGGGATGTCCTGGACCTTGTCCGGAGCAAACCGCCTGAACTTCATTTGATCCTGACCGGCCGTGATGCGCACCCTGACCTCATTGCCGCGGCCGACCTGGTAACCGAAATGCGCGATCTCAAGCACCCCTACGATACCGGCGTGCCGGCGCAAAAGGGGATCGACTATTAA
- a CDS encoding roadblock/LC7 domain-containing protein, protein MIKRILDDLVAVENGVRAAIFLDGDGETIAQSGDRDFDVQMIGAWKEIHLDLIKDISKRMKFGKVHAVFFSLDKGKELVVPIEDEYCLVLLLSVYADFQVALNGAGSSIERLKKDIS, encoded by the coding sequence TTGATCAAGCGAATACTGGACGACCTGGTAGCGGTGGAAAACGGGGTCCGGGCGGCGATCTTTCTGGATGGAGATGGTGAGACCATTGCACAATCAGGAGATCGCGATTTCGACGTGCAAATGATCGGAGCATGGAAAGAGATCCATCTTGATCTGATCAAGGACATCAGCAAACGAATGAAGTTTGGAAAGGTGCACGCGGTATTTTTCTCGCTGGACAAGGGGAAGGAACTGGTGGTCCCGATCGAGGATGAGTATTGTTTGGTGCTTCTTCTATCGGTTTACGCCGATTTCCAGGTCGCCCTGAACGGGGCCGGGAGTTCCATTGAACGGTTAAAGAAAGACATCAGCTGA
- a CDS encoding PhoH family protein produces the protein MKTFAVNLTIENEQSLPSLYGDLDKNLRLIENTYGVVLQARGNRIQIEGEEKSVLKVERLITQLADMLAQGIIFQKDDVRDAIHAYSSNSSASLKDIFQNAVPVSSRKRPVSPKNETQRKYIEAIKQYDIVFGIGPAGTGKTYLAMATAVSALLRREVSRIILVRPAVEAGEKLGFLPGDLYEKINPYLRPLYDALYDMIESDKANKLVERGDIEIAPLAFMRGRTLNDSFIILDEAQNTTSEQMKMFLTRLGFNSKTVITGDITQVDLPSGRGSGLIEVQNILEGIEDIRFVYFTNKDVVRHKLVQQIIKAYERHEAGDDRQR, from the coding sequence ATGAAAACCTTTGCCGTTAATCTGACCATAGAAAATGAACAGTCACTGCCAAGTCTCTACGGCGACCTGGATAAGAATCTGAGACTGATCGAGAACACGTATGGAGTGGTCCTGCAGGCCAGAGGCAACAGGATCCAGATCGAAGGCGAGGAGAAGTCTGTCTTAAAAGTCGAGCGCCTCATCACTCAGCTTGCCGACATGCTTGCACAAGGCATCATTTTTCAGAAAGATGATGTGCGAGACGCGATCCACGCCTATTCTTCCAATTCATCCGCATCCTTGAAGGATATTTTTCAGAACGCGGTCCCCGTTTCAAGCAGGAAGCGCCCCGTTTCTCCCAAGAACGAAACCCAGCGAAAATACATAGAAGCGATCAAGCAATACGATATCGTGTTCGGCATCGGTCCGGCAGGTACCGGTAAAACCTATCTCGCCATGGCCACCGCGGTTTCCGCGCTCCTGCGGCGGGAGGTGAGCAGGATCATCCTGGTACGCCCCGCGGTCGAGGCCGGTGAGAAGCTCGGGTTCCTGCCCGGCGACCTGTACGAGAAGATCAATCCCTATCTGCGTCCGCTGTACGATGCCCTGTATGACATGATCGAGTCGGATAAGGCGAACAAACTCGTCGAGCGCGGGGACATTGAGATAGCTCCTCTGGCGTTCATGCGCGGTCGCACGTTGAACGACTCCTTCATCATCCTGGATGAGGCACAGAACACCACCTCTGAACAGATGAAGATGTTCCTTACCCGGCTCGGATTCAACTCGAAAACCGTCATCACCGGCGATATCACCCAGGTCGACCTCCCGAGCGGCAGGGGTTCGGGTCTCATCGAGGTGCAGAATATCCTCGAGGGTATCGAAGATATACGGTTCGTGTATTTTACGAATAAAGACGTGGTCCGCCACAAGCTGGTGCAGCAGATCATCAAGGCATACGAGCGTCATGAGGCAGGGGATGACCGGCAACGATAA